CATGACGGGCCTGGTCGTCTTCACCCTCGGCTCGCTGCTGTGCTCGCTGGCGCCGGACCTGTCCTCGCTGGTCGTCTTCCGGATGATGCAGGCGGTGGGCGGTTCGATGCTCAACCCGGTGGCCATGTCGATCATCACCAACACCTTCACCGACCCGCGCGAGCGCGCCCGCGCCATCGGTGTCTGGGGCGCGGTCGTCGGCATCTCCATGGCCGCCGGTCCGCTGGTGGGCGGGGTGCTCGTGGAGTCGGTCGGCTGGCGCTCGATCTTCTGGGTCAACCTGCCGGTGGGCCTGGCGGCCCTGCTGCTCACCCTGCGCTTCGTCCCCGAGTCCCGCGCGCCGAGGGCCCGCCGCCCGGACCCGCTGGGCCAGCTGATGGTGATCGTGCTGTTCGGCTCGCTGACGTACGCGATCATCGAGGCGCCGGGCGCCGGTCTCGCGAGGGTGCTGCCGTTCGCCGTGGTGGCCCTCGCCGCACTGCTGGGTCTCCTCTGGTACGAACCCCGCCGCGCCGAGCCCCTGATCGACCTGCGCTTCTTCCGGTCGGCACCCTTCAGCGGGGCCACCGTGACGGCGGTCACCGCCTTCGCCGCGCTGGGCGGGTTCCTGTTCCTGTCCACGTTGTACCTGCAGAACGTGCGCGGACTGAGCGCCCTGCACGCCGGGCTGTGGATGCTGCCGATGGCCGTGCCGACCTTCCTGTGCGCCCCGCTGTCCGGACGGCTGGTCGGCAGCCGGGGGCCGCGGCTGCCCCTGATGATCGCGGGCGGCGCGCTGACCGTGAGCGGGGTGCTGTTCGCCGCCTTCGAGGCCGAGACCTCGAACATCACCCTCTTCATCGGCTACGCCCTGTTCGGCGTGGGCTTCGGCTTCGTCAACGCGCCCATCACCAACACCGCGGTCTCCGGCATGCCGCGCGCCCAGGCCGGGGTCGCCGCCGCCGTCGCCTCCACCAGCCGCCAGCTGGGCCAGACCCTGGGCGTGGCGGTGATCGGCGCGGTGCTGGCGGCGGGCGTGGGCACGTCGTCGTACGGCGACACCTTCGTCGCCGCGGCCCGCCCCGGCTGGTGGATCCTGGCCGCCTGCGGCCTGTCGGTCCTCGTCCTCGGCGCCGTGACGAACGGCCGCTG
This region of Streptomyces ambofaciens ATCC 23877 genomic DNA includes:
- a CDS encoding MFS transporter; this encodes MPELTHRRRLLVLAICCMSLLIVSIDNTILNVALPAVQRDLRASTSGLQWAVDAYTLVLAALLMLAGSTADRIGRKRVFMTGLVVFTLGSLLCSLAPDLSSLVVFRMMQAVGGSMLNPVAMSIITNTFTDPRERARAIGVWGAVVGISMAAGPLVGGVLVESVGWRSIFWVNLPVGLAALLLTLRFVPESRAPRARRPDPLGQLMVIVLFGSLTYAIIEAPGAGLARVLPFAVVALAALLGLLWYEPRRAEPLIDLRFFRSAPFSGATVTAVTAFAALGGFLFLSTLYLQNVRGLSALHAGLWMLPMAVPTFLCAPLSGRLVGSRGPRLPLMIAGGALTVSGVLFAAFEAETSNITLFIGYALFGVGFGFVNAPITNTAVSGMPRAQAGVAAAVASTSRQLGQTLGVAVIGAVLAAGVGTSSYGDTFVAAARPGWWILAACGLSVLVLGAVTNGRWAHRTAERAAERLESPEPQKTTRSPA